A stretch of DNA from Malus sylvestris chromosome 9, drMalSylv7.2, whole genome shotgun sequence:
CTCCTGATCAAAGGACAGCCACGATTCTTCCGGAGCAATCTATGCAAAACACAAATGAactcaaaattaaaatcaaaggcaACCCTAGAAAACATATCTGGTCCCCATTGTGTCGTAGCATAGAAGTCACTTCAACTGCAATGTCTACCTTGGGAGCTAAGGTAGCTTTAGAGTCATCCTGGGGACGTGCTTTCACCTTAGCTGACCCATCAAATATAGAAGGAAGCTCGTTGATCAATAGTTTAGATCCTGCAAAGTATAACAGTAGGTTACATCAGTGAAGTGTAGTTGAACCAAAGCTGCACTAAATTGGTAAATATGGCTGCACTGGCGTAGATCCGACTTAAAACCAATTCGCACAGGTAACTGCTCACAGAATATGTACAGGATAATGACACATGAGAAAACAATATATGCCAAGGACTAAACACCATGTTTCAGGAAGACTTAAGGAAATGTATAATGCTTAATGTCAAATAAGATTCTCAGCTTGATAGCTTAGTAATTTATATTCTGCCACTGAACTCTAAGCACCAATAGATTAGACTGCAGTATTAAACTAAAGTATAAGTAAGTTATAAACTATAATTAGCAAaaccgaaattaaaactatagAACATATCAGAAAAAGGGGGAGTAAAAGGAACAAAGCACACCTTCATTAAATAGTAGTGCAAGTAGATCCGGTGCCTGCATGAGAACCAGAATAAacatttactaaaaaaaaatgcgTTGAAAATGGCAGCAACCCTGAAACTAGGCTCAATAGGGAAGATGAAATTAGTCTTGAACTAGGCTTTAATACACCTAAAAGTTTCATATTTCCCCAAAATATAAACTCAATTTATGGCCGCAAAAAATCTCCCTAACCAAAAGAAATGTTTCCAATGTACTCTCACTGTTACTATTGAAGTTTGCAACTATGCGTGTGCATGGGTGTGCATCCACTCATATTGCACTCACTAAGATTAACCTTTTTCCTCCCTATTTGGTGGGGAAGTGCTATTAACTTGTAGGCCCCAAGATACACATGTACATACAAACCATCACATACCATGGACCTTGCACCTCAAGGATGTCAGATACTACTTGATCCAGACAAATTGTTACTGACTCAAACCCAGAAATAAAACAGCTCAGATGAACATCAAAACATCAACATCGTTACGCATGAAGATCAACTTTTTTTGCTCTTCTTTTTTACCAGGAATGTAGTTTACTTGTGGGTACATAGATATATAGAACGTGTACATAAACCATTGTGTATTAAAAATCTGgtacattttttatttctttgatagGAGAAGATGTTGTACCTAAGGCATGTTAGTTGCTAACTTACTACTTCATCTGTCCTGACAAATCATTACTGACTTTGACCCAAAAATAACACAGATGAGATGGGTCCTAAAACTTTTGCATCCATAACTTCACTAGATAAGCATCATTCATACCTtaatttgatcatcaatttCCATTCTTTCACAGGCAATGACAGGCCCAGCATCCAGTGCACGAACAGTGAACGCTAAGGATACTCCTGTTTCATTAACACCATCCTAATTCAAACAAGAAAATGTAGAACTTCTTATTCAGATATAATAAATGTGACTATAAAacacatgcaatactttatagCCTACGAGATAGGGAACATCAAAACCTAAAAACCTGCAAGGCTCTTTGAACAGGTGCAGCTCCACGATACAATGGAAGCAAACTTGGGTGTATATTGACCGTACCTGAGAAAATTGTCACTTTGGATTGAGAAATAATGCTACCAGCTGATTAGGTTTGAAGATAGCAATCTCAAATTTAGAAATTCATTTATGCTCACTCAAGATATGCAACTCGCGAGTTCACATTGTGAATAAAAGATGCCGTATCAAAGTAAAAACAAGCATGGTGGAATTAAAGCATACACTGCAGTAAATAATCATTAACCATCTATTATGATCTTTAGACCACCAATTGTCTCGAAAAGGTTTAAAATgaatgcagaaaaaaaaaaatcttgatcTGCTAACCAAATTATTAGGAACAAAGTTCATCTGCCAACCTTCCTCCCCCTCAAAAGTTAACTTAAATATCCCAGGTACAGATACTGAATAATCTAATAAGTGTGCAATATCCCTTAAAAGGCAAGCTCTAAGAGCCAAGAAACATTTCGAGTTCAATTACTAGTCTCATGCCTCCATATCACTGATTTACCCTTGGTACATGACTACTAGCTGGACAGGGCGTCTCATATTTGAAGCATTGAGAGGATTACCCAAATTGAAGGAATCAGAATGAGCAACTCTCATTCATCGTCTGGATTGCAATGAGAATAAGGTTGGTTTCTGTTAAGAtgtttttcgtttcttcttaATTCTTTCTATTCTAAATAAATGTTGGAATGGGGACAAATGGCAACAATTCCCCATTCCAAGTAACCGTGCTGAGATTATACCCATCTGATTCCAAAGTCAAATGCAGAAAAGTGCATGGAAAATTGATATGCAGCAGAGAACAAGAATTCACTTTTGTCAGGGAAATTCATTCGACTAACCCAATGTTGGGATATTGAGAAACTTGGTAGGTAAAATGTTCCCATAAGCAGCAGTGATGCAAAGTTGTGGCTGCAAAGCTCTTAAGTCGGACAAAAACACTTCCTGCACaaacattaataaaaatgaACCCTCTTCATCTAAATTCACTCCTAACACTATCAAAATCTTTGAGAGACAATAATCTAATGAGCACTGGGAATATATGGAAACCCATTTTAATCATATAGAGCAATAAGAAGCAGTATTGGGTTGTTTCTAATGCACATGACCTTTGGCATAAGAAAACCTAAAATGCAGCTCTACAGAAGGTGTAGTACCCAATATCGGAGATTTCTACAGATAACTCCATGGTGCTCATAAGCACATCTCTAGTCACTACATGGATTACCCGTAAGGAATAAATAAAGAAATCATTTCCTACAAAAATATGATAGAAAATTACCTCTCCAGCCCGTTCAGGTGTGAAAATAAGGTTTGAAGGGAAGCCTCTGTCAAGAGCATGCTGTGCTAAAGGAGAAGGCATCAACTTTTTCCCCCTAGACTTTCTGGATGGTGGCTGTGTAACAATAGCTGCAACCTAAATCAGAGCAAATTATTCATTCCTAATCTAAGCAATGACTCTGTATTTTTACACTATATCAATAGCGAAAGTATGCATCACCATTTTTCTTGGCCTACGTCAGTCCCTACTATCTTCCCCcgaaaaaaaagagtaaatatGAAAACAAGTTTGACATAAAACTGATATGAAATATTAGTCAGCTCATATGCAATAAGCCTAGGTTCGACAAGTTTGGCATAAAACTAATCCAATTGAACCTTTAAGATGCCTTATGATGCTGCAACACAAGAGAAAGCAATGACCGAAACACAACACAACCAGCTAAATGATATGTCTACTGACTATCTAAATTCCACAGCACCAGAAATTAACCCCATTCACAATTCAATCCGGCACGAACGCTTCTTGGACATAATGTGCTTAATAGGCATGTAACATCACTAAACTATGTAACCCAATAAaccaaactcaaaaacaatcaaattgtgGAATTCTAATGGCATCATAAAGTGAAGAAAACCcaaaatgaaaaaatgaaaaataaagaagGAAGAAGCGAGAAAAGAAAACCCGTTTGAGGTAAAGTTGAAGGCATGGAGAAGGGCATCCATTGAATACCTCAAAGAGTGAGTCTGCGGCAGTGGATGCATTGAGAAGGGCATCCAGAACAGTTGATGACACCTTCAAAACCAGTAGACATTTCATCACCTCATAACCAcaaatgtataaatatatatatatatatatagagagagagagagagagagagagagagagagagaaaaggcaGCACCTGAGGAGAGCCTAAGAAGACGAGGGGCTTCTTGTTGGAAGCGAAGCATaaggtagaagaagaagaagatgaagatgaagttgCGGCACTGAAGCACCAGAAGCGACGAAACACCAGCGACGAATTCATGCTCACAATTTCACTTGCCTCCTCGTACAAACCTACCAACTGAGAGAGCTTTGGAACTATATGTACTTCTGCTTATCCGCTTCTTGCAATTCTAACTTCGGCTTATTTTCTTTTGTGCCCGATTCTCTCCCCTCGTCTTTCTCTCCCCTCCTGTGCCCTCCCTTCATCCACAGCCGTCCAAAGCATTTACAAGTCGATCAAAACACAAGATTGTGCCACGTAAGAAACAAATGAGGCGCTGAAATAAGATAGTCCACAAAGGCGCCATCAACCACGGTGCTGCCGAGGCCCAATACGATGAGGTCGAACCAGTGGAGCCTCTTCTGCATGTGGGAGCCGGAGCGAGCTCGGACGGCGCTCATTTCGTCATCGGAGACGGAATTGGCCTGGTGACCGAGGCGGGAAGGTATGTGAGCCATGGATCGGAGGTAGGCCTCGAGGCTTGAGAAAGAGGACAAGAAGCTATTTCGACACTGACTGGATTGATTGCAGCCATGGcattagtgatggaggcaaATGTTGGAGACGACGGGGGGAGAGAAGTAGAGGGGAATATAATTGGGGTTGTAGGAGGTTGCATAGCTTTTACCcattggatctggtttgaatgGTCCCGATTATAAGGAGGGAGATAGGAGGGAGAGAATCCGAGTCTTCTCAAGCTCCATTTTAATGTTCTCTTTTTTGATCgaacgttattttacttataaGAGACCATCTACGGAAAAGAGGTTGAATTACGCCACATAATAGcgatatttaaaatataatacatttGTGTTATCTTAAAACTCTATTTTATTTAAGTTGAAATTTAGATCTCTGATTTAAGGAGAGTTGTGGTAACCCTTATGTTATTTACTTAATTTGATGTAGAAATAGGCTAAGGGATTTGTTTAAATACGAGTGTGCCACTATTAGACActagaaattgaatgatttgcTTCTTAAAGAAAAGTAACACTAACTTCCAATCAAGTAATTGTGCTCCAATGAATAAATTAACTTAATTTTATCTTTTCAATGCCTCTGATGAATGAGGACTTGACAATTCAACTAGTTTAGAGGGTaatttagcaaaaaaaaaaaatttcaagtggCTATATGAAACAAAATATGTTTAGGTGATAATTTGACATGAAATAGTGATGATAATGATTCAGACATAACTCAAATTTTAGAGTAAATCTTAACGGTTTTGACGGTAGGTGGTATTTATGCAAACAAGTTTAGTTTAGGTGGCAAatatcacaaaacaaaatttcagtGGTCGAGTATAACACTGTCTAAATTCAAGTAGTATTGCTAAAATTTTCCTTCCTCTTTTTTGAAGCAAGCCTAACATCACTTTATCTTGATGGCACTGCAAACTTGACATAGAAAACTATAAACTGCAAACATGTGTGTGATTTCATTAGAAGTACAACTAGATGAGAACCCGAAAGAGAAATAGAACATATATAATACTGAGAAACACACACCATAATACCAACATTTATACAATATAACATGATATAGTTTGCAAGTTCGACAGATTGAAACAGTAAAGAGAAAGAACGAGGACGATATACTTAGCGCTTTTGTGCTTTCCTCCGTCTAGATTGTACTTTTTGCCATTTCTTTCTAGCAACTAGTTTGCTCTTTGGTTTCAACTTCAACTCAGGTGAGAACTTATAATTAGGATCTCTCATACGCGTTTGTATATCCTTGAAAAACTGCATATTCAGTTTCTTAGGCCCTCCCTGTCTAAGCTCTGCATATTCCGGCCCTGATACTATATTTTCAAATGCTCCTACCAAAATATCCAAGTCACTCATGACCTCCCACACGTTAATATAACGCCCGTCTGGCCCTTTCTTCAACTTTTTCAAGGCATTCTCAACTGCAATTTTCCTAGCTTGCTTTCCAGGGGACAACTCCTCTGGTTCCTGCTCAGCTTTCAATAATTCGGAAATTGTCCGATACTTTGATGTTTCTTCAAACTCAAATAGTTTGTCTATATGTTTATCACTACTTTCATTTGGGTAGGCTTCAATAGGAATATCgtcgtcatcatcatcttcactcCCAGTCCACAGAGACTTCTCCTCGTCGCTTCCAGACCAAACACTTCTCAACTCATCACTATCATCGGCATCAATTAGGTCAGAGTGCTCCCTCGCCTGTTGTCTTACTTTTCGAATCTCTTTTTCAAGACGACTCTTTTCATCCTTTTCATTGTCACTTTCGTCTTCACTCcctgtccataaagtatcatcttCATCAATCTCTTTCTTCCAGGCTTCCCTGAATTCCTTGTCACCAGGTTTTCCATTTCCAAAGAGATCATAAGGTTTATGACCACCATGAGCATATGATCGCGAAGCTGCAACAGTTCGAAACAGTCATACAGGGCACAAGTACAAAAGTCAGAGGGAAAATGCACGTCTATTTATACACCTTTTTCTGCAAATCTAAACTTGTAAGGAAACCTATTTTATATAGAATGCATCATATTATGTAACATGTATATTAGTTTACAGAGCAACATACTTGGCTTGAACTGCTAACCAAATTATTAGCATACACTGCAGTAAATAATCATTAACCATCTATTATGATCTTCAGACCACCAATTATCTCGAAAAGGTTTAAAATGaatgcagaaaaaaaatcttGATCTGCTAACCAAATTATTAGGAACAAAGTTCATCTGCCAACCTTCCTCCCCCTCAAAAGTTAAACTTAAATATCCCAGGTACAGATACTGAATAATCTAATAAGTGTGCAATATCCCTTAAAAGGCAAGCTCTAAGAGCCAAGAAACATTTCGAGTTCAATTACTAGTCTCATGCCTCCATATCACTGATTTACCCTTGGTACATGACTACTAGCTGGATAGGGCGTCTCATATTTGAAGCATTGAGAGGATTACCCAAATTGAAGGAATCAGAATGAGCAACTCTCATCGATCGTCTGGATTGCAATGAGAATAAGGTTGGTTTCTGTTAAGAtgtttttcgtttcttcttaATTCTTTCTATTCTAAATAAACGTTGGAATGAGGACAAATGGCAACAATTCCCCATTCCAAGTAACCGTGCTGAGATTATACCCATCTGATTCCAAAGTCAAATGCAGAAAAGTGCATGGAAAATTAATATGCAGCAGAGAACAAGAATTCACTTTCGCCAGGGAAATTCATTCGACTCACCCAATGTTGGGATATTGAGAAACTTGGTAGGTAAAATGTTCCCATAAGCAGCAGTGATGCAAAGTTGTGGCTGCAAAGCTCTTAAGTCGGACAAAAACACATCCTGCACGAACATTAATAAAAATGAACCCTCTTCATCTAAATTCACTCCTAACACTATCAAAATCTTTGAGAGACAATAATCTAATGAACACTGGGAATATATGGAAACCCATTTTGCAGCACTATTGGGTTATTTCTAATGTGCATGACCTTCGGCATAAGAAAACCTAAATTGCAGCTCCACAGAAGGTGTGGCACCCAATATCAGAGATTTCTACCGATAACTCCATGGTGCTCATAAGCGCATCTCTAGCCACTACATGGATTACTCATAAGGAATAAATAGAGAAATCATTTCCTACAAAAAGATGATAGAAAATTACCTCTCCAGCCCGTTCAGGTGTGAAAATAAGGTTTGAAGGGAAGCCTCTGTCAAGAGCATGCTGTGCTAAAGGAGAAGGCATCAACTTTTTCCCCCTAGACTTTCTGGATGGGGGCTGAGTAACAATAGCTGCAATCTAAATCAGAGCAAATTATTCATTCATAATCCAAGCAATGACTCTGTATTTTTACACTATATCAATAGCGAAAGTATGCATCACCAATTTTCCTGGCCTACGTCAGTCCCTACTATCTTCCCCCCAAAAAAAGAGTAAATACGAAAACAAGTTTGACATAAAACCGATATAAAATATTAGTAAGCTCATATGCAATAAGCCTGGGTTCGACTAGTTTGGCATAAAACTAATCCAATTGAACCTTTAAGATGTCGCAACACAAGAGAAAGCAATGACCgaaacacaacacaacacaaccAGCTAAATGATAAGTCCACTGACTGTCTAAATTCCACAACACCAGAAATTAACCCCATTCACAATTCAATCCGGCACGAACGCTTCTTGGACATCATGTGCTTAAAAGGCATTTCACATCACTAAATTATGAAACCCAATAAACCAGActaaaaaacaatcaaattgtgGAATTCTAATGGCATCATAAAGTGaagaaaacccaaaattaaaaattgaaaacaaataaaaaaattaaataaaaaaggaaagaagaagaagccagaAAAGAAAACCCATTTGAGGTAAAGTTGAAAGCATGGAGAAGGGCATCCATTGAATACCTCAAAGAGTGAGTCTGCGGCAGTGGATGCATTGAGAAGGGCATCCAGAACCGTTGCTAACACCTTCAAAACCAGTAGACATTTCATCACCTCATAACCAcaaatgtataaatatatatatatatatatagagagagagagagagagagagagagagagaaggcagcACCTGAGGAAAGCCTAAGAAGACGAGGGGCTTCTTGTTGGAAGCGAAGCAtaaagtagaagaagaagaagaagaagaagaagaagatgatgaagttGCGGCACTGAAGCACCAGAAGCGACGAAACACCAGCGACGAATTCATGCTCACAATTTCACTTGCCTCCTCGTACAAACTTTGGGACTGTGTACCATGCTTATCCGCTTCTTGCAATTCTACTTCGGCCTATTTTCTTAGGAGACtaatcaaattttaagttttaacgataaaaataagataaataatatcaaattttatttttttaatgtaaatatattattttttattaaaataaataatacaaaagagtttttcgttaaagtttatttttcttttgtgctCTCAATCTCAGGCCCGATTCTCTGCCCCTCATTTCATCCACAGCCATCCAAAACATTTACAAGTCGATCAAAACACAAGATTGTGCCACGTAAGAAACAAAGGGAGGGATAGCTCTTACCcattggatctggtttgaatgGTCCCGATTATAAGGAGGGTGCACAAAGGGAGGGAGATGAGAGGGGAGAGAATCAGATTCTTTTAAACTCCATTTTAATGTTCTCTTTTTTTATCAACCGTTATTTTACTTATAAGAGATCAACTACGAAAAAGAGATTGAATTAGGTCACATAATAGCGATATTTTACGTATAATACATTTGTGTCATCTTaaactttattttatttgagttgaaatttagaCCTTTGACCTTCAACCGTAGAAGGAGAATTTTGGTAACCCTTAGACCAAACCCAATCTTGGGCTAAATGCaattttttaggttttattcccCTCCCAACCCAACGCTTGCTAAATGAGTGGACTAAAAGCTAAAAGCCGAACAAAGATCAAATTCCCTCGAGGATTTTGCCCAGACAATGGTGTGGACACCACTAGCGGGACCCCATCAACATGGCCCACGGGCATGTCTCCCaggatttattgaattcaacggttgagatcgaatataattaaatctaacggtaaaaaaagatctaacagtccaaatttaaatctaacggctaaaataattaaaaaaattatttaactcaaaattcatccaaatttagtgatttttcaatatttatcagaatttaaatatttttaggttaaaacgttcataaaattaaattatgatagtgtacataatttttttaaattactttaaaagaaaaaaatagcctaaatttattctttaataatcttagGCTAAAAAATTTAGGCCAGAagagttggagcagaaaaattgtttctgggctaaacctaaattttttggg
This window harbors:
- the LOC126634485 gene encoding uncharacterized protein LOC126634485 → MNSSLVFRRFWCFSAATSSSSSSSSTLCFASNKKPLVFLGSPQVSSTVLDALLNASTAADSLFEVAAIVTQPPSRKSRGKKLMPSPLAQHALDRGFPSNLIFTPERAGEEVFLSDLRALQPQLCITAAYGNILPTKFLNIPTLGTVNIHPSLLPLYRGAAPVQRALQDGVNETGVSLAFTVRALDAGPVIACERMEIDDQIKAPDLLALLFNEGSKLLINELPSIFDGSAKVKARPQDDSKATLAPKIAPEESWLSFDQEASVLHNKIRAFAGWPGTRAKVVIIDNKTGQENIMEFKIMTTKVCSQSNVQVNQADEITFIKPALVFPCGRGTALEVLEVQIPGKKAISAAAFWNGLRGQKLKIYRASNVNGNSS
- the LOC126634483 gene encoding uncharacterized protein LOC126634483, with protein sequence MNSSLVFRRFWCFSAATSSSSSSSSSSSSTLCFASNKKPLVFLGFPQVLATVLDALLNASTAADSLFEIAAIVTQPPSRKSRGKKLMPSPLAQHALDRGFPSNLIFTPERAGEDVFLSDLRALQPQLCITAAYGNILPTKFLNIPTLASRSYAHGGHKPYDLFGNGKPGDKEFREAWKKEIDEDDTLWTGSEDESDNEKDEKSRLEKEIRKVRQQAREHSDLIDADDSDELRSVWSGSDEEKSLWTGSEDDDDDDIPIEAYPNESSDKHIDKLFEFEETSKYRTISELLKAEQEPEELSPGKQARKIAVENALKKLKKGPDGRYINVWEVMSDLDILVGAFENIVSGPEYAELRQGGPKKLNMQFFKDIQTRMRDPNYKFSPELKLKPKSKLVARKKWQKVQSRRRKAQKR